One genomic segment of Suncus etruscus isolate mSunEtr1 chromosome 15, mSunEtr1.pri.cur, whole genome shotgun sequence includes these proteins:
- the TMED1 gene encoding transmembrane emp24 domain-containing protein 1 — translation MMAAGAALAMALWLLLLLVGAGGAGPPPIQDGEFTFLLPAGRKQCFYQSAPANASMETEYQVIGGAGLDVDFTLESPQGALLVSESRKADGVHTVEPTEAGDYKLCFDNSFSTISEKLVFFELIFDSLQDDEEVEGWADAVEPEEMLDVKMEDFKESMETMRARLERSIQMLMLLRAFEARDRNLQEGNLERVNFWSAVNVGVLLLVGVLQVCTLKRFFQDKRPVPT, via the exons ATGATGGCGGCCGGAGCGGCCCTGGCCATGGCTCTCTGGCTATTACTCCTGCTAGTGGGAGCAGGTGGGGCCGGTCCGCCGCCGATCCAGGACGGCGAGTTCACGTTCCTGCTGCCCGCGGGGCGAAAGCAGTGCTTCTACCAGTCGGCCCCGGCCAACGCGAGCATGGAGACCGAGTACCAG GTGATTGGAGGTGCCGGGCTGGACGTGGACTTCACGCTGGAGAGTCCGCAGGGCGCGCTCCTGGTCAGCGAGTCCCGCAAGGCGGACGGGGTGCACAC GGTGGAGCCCACCGAGGCAGGCGACTACAAGCTGTGCTTCGACAACTCCTTCAGCACCATCTCGGAGAAGCTGGTGTTCTTCGAACTCATCTTTGACAGCTTGCAGGACGACGAGGAGGTCGAGGGCTGGGCAGACGCAGTGGAGCCCGAGGAAATGCTGGACGTCAAGATGGAAGACTTCAAG GAGTCCATGGAGACCATGCGGGCACGGTTGGAGCGAAGCATCCAGATGCTGATGCTGCTTCGGGCCTTCGAGGCGCGTGACCGGAACCTGCAGGAGGGGAACCTGGAGCGCGTCAACTTCTGGTCGGCTGTGAATGTGGGAGTGCTGCTGCTCGTCGGGGTGCTGCAGGTGTGCACGCTCAAGCGCTTCTTCCAGGACAAGCGCCCTGTGCCCACGTAA
- the C15H19orf38 gene encoding protein HIDE1 — translation MSWVFLLLAAGSLAIPAPSIHLERPHPTSPEDPIHITCAAPQGFPGANFTLYRGRQVLYLVQASADQIQVTFNISGGGLSAAGGEFQCQYGVLGEHAQPQISDLSDPVRVSYPVPSWIVALCASLAGSVLLVAGLVTLVVVIRKVKIKNLQKKRERESCWAQINFANTDMTFDNSLFTVSTKVVPDEDVFPGSTVTPGGSGPRHRPTSTSSSPETPEFSTFRTCQ, via the exons ATGTCCTGGGTATTCCTGCTTCTGGCAGCCG GCTCTCTGGCCATTCCCGCGCCCTCGATACACCTGGAGAGACCACACCCCACCAGCCCTGAGGACCCCATTCACATCACCTGCGCGGCCCCCCAGGGCTTCCCTGGGGCCAATTTTACGCTGTACCGTGGCAGGCAGGTGTTGTACCTGGTGCAGGCTTCTGCAGACCAAATCCAGGTGACCTTTAATATCAGTGGGGGCGGCCTCAGCGCTGCGGGGGGCGAGTTCCAGTGCCAGTATGGGGTGCTTGGAGAACATGCACAGCCGCAGATATCCGACCTCAGCGACCCGGTACGCGTGTCCTACCCAG TGCCCTCCTGGATCGTGGCCCTCTGCGCGAGCTTGGCAGGCAGCGTTCTGCTGGTGGCCGGGCTGGTGACCTTGGTCGTGGTGATTAGGAAAG ttaaaataaaaaatttgcagAAGAAAAG GGAGCGTGAATCCTGCTGGGCTCAGATTAACTTCGCAAACACAg ACATGACCTTCGACAACTCTCTCTTCACTGTATCCACA AAAGTGGTTCCAGATGAGGATGTGTTCCCGGGGTCCACCGTGACTCCAGGGGGTTCTGGGCCACGGCACAGGCCCACCTCTACCTCATCCTCGCCTGAGACCCCTGAATTCAGCACTTTCCGGACTTGCCAGTGA
- the CARM1 gene encoding histone-arginine methyltransferase CARM1, whose product MVQLERGIWAFGLLAQQTWTARTPALQALQAGSDRGRRVRPRRVQPTKPRPQKGVSGDRPRPSPSLHTKRWSVGVAYIPWGRAHIASLLPRPSACRRLTKPGGAGWAEPPLGWGVARRDDVTSASQPGELRPAPRSRRTGPAWGRGLGGRGGVSNRKGAWSPLRAAAFATSQSGDGSAGGGAPRGPRPSSAQSPPFPPRAGAAGRGRGVAARGRQGALRGSASLGGGGGGGGGLGPGAVVAAAAAAAGPGAGGSKMAAAAAAAAAGPGAGSAGAGVPVGPVGTGPCSAVSVFPGARLLTIGDANGEIQRHAEQQALRLEVRAGPDAAGIALYSHEDVCVFKCSVSRETECSRVGKQSFIITLGCNSVLIQFATPNDFCSFYNILKTCRGHTLERSVFSERTEESSAVQYFQFYGYLSQQQNMMQDYVRTGTYQRAILQNHSDFKDKIVLDVGCGSGILSFFAAQAGARKIYAVEASTMAQHAEVLVKSNNLTDRIVVIPGKVEEVALPEQVDVIISEPMGYMLFNERMLESYLHAKKYLKPSGNMFPTIGDVHLAPFTDEQLYMEQFTKANFWYQPSFHGVDLSALRGAAVDEYFRQPVVDTFDIRILMAKSVKYTVNFLEAKEGDLHRIEIPFKFHMLHSGLVHGLAFWFDVAFIGSIMTVWLSTAPTEPLTHWYQVRCLFQSPLFAKAGDTLSGTCLLIANKRQSYDISIVAQVDQTGSKSSNLLDLKNPFFRYTGTTPSPPPGSHYTSPSENMWNTGTTYNLSSGMAVPAPPLGTGMPTAYDLSSVIAGGSGVGHNNLIPLANTGIVNHTHSRMGSIMSTGIVQGSSGAQGGGSGGSSTHYALNSQFTMGGPAISMASPLSIPTNTMHYGS is encoded by the exons ATGGTGCAACTGGAGAGGGGCATCTGGGCATTTGGCCTCCTGGCTCAGCAGACCTGGACTGCCAGGACTCCTGCGCTGCAGGCGCTGCAGGCAGGGTCAGATCGGGGAAGGCGAGTCCGGCCCCGCAGGGTCCAGCCGACGAAGCCCCGCCCACAAAAGGGTGTTAGCGGTGACCGACCACGCCCCTCCCCAAGCCTCCACACAAAGCGCTGGTCGGTGGGCGTGGCCTACATCCCATGGGGGCGTGCCCACATTGCGTCCTTACTACCCCGCCCCTCCGCGTGCCGCCGCCTCACAAAGCCGGGCGGGGCagggtgggcggagcctcccctCGGATGGGGCGTGGCGCGGCGTGACGACGTCACATCCGCTTCCCAACCCGGCGAGCTCCGCCCCGCCCCGCGGAGTCGCCGCACCGGGCCGGCCTGGGGGCGGGGTCTAGGCGGGAGGGGCGGGGTTTCGAACCGGAAAGGGGCGTGGTCTCCGCTCAGGGCCGCCGCCTTCGCCACCTCACAAAGCGGCGACGGTTCCGCCGGGGGCGGAGCTCCGCGTGGGCCACGCCCCTCTTCCGCGCAGTCCCCGCCCTTCCCTCCCCGCGCCGGGGCGGCCGGCAGAGGGCGCGGCGTGGCTGCGCGTGGCCGGCAGGGGGCGCTGCGCGGCTCGGCCTcgctcggcggcggcggcggcggcggcggcggcctggGCCCGGGCGcggtggtggcggcggcggcggcggcggcggggcctgGAGCCGGCGGATCTAAGatggcagcggcggcggcggcggcggcagcgggcCCGGGCGCGGGCAGCGCGGGCGCGGGCGTGCCGGTGGGCCCGGTGGGCACGGGGCCCTGCTCGGCCGTGTCGGTGTTCCCCGGCGCCCGGCTGCTCACCATCGGCGACGCGAACGGCGAGATCCAGCGGCACGCGGAGCAGCAGGCGCTGCGCCTGGAGGTGCGCGCCGGGCCCGACGCGGCGGGCATCGCCCTCTACAGCC ATGAGGATGTTTGTGTATTCAAGTGCTCGGTGTCTCGAGAGACGGAGTGCAGCCGCGTGGGCAAGCAGTCCTTCATCATCACTCTGGGCTGTAATAGTGTCCTCATCCAGTTCGCCACCCCCAACG ATTTCTGTTCCTTCTACAACATCCTGAAGACATGTCGGGGTCACACGCTGGAGCGCTCCGTGTTCAGCGAGCGTACAGAGGAGTCCTCGGCCGTACAGTATTTCCAA TTCTACGGCTACTTGTCCCAGCAGCAGAACATGATGCAGGACTACGTTCGCACCGGCACCTACCAGCGTGCCATCCTGCAGAACCACAGCGACTTCAAGGACAAG ATCGTCCTGGACGTGGGCTGTGGCTCGGGGATCCTGTCATTCTTCGCTGCCCAGGCTGGGGCCAGGAAGATCTACGCGGTGGAGGCCAGCACCATGGCACAGCACGCTGAG GTGCTGGTCAAGAGCAACAACCTGACGGACCGCATCGTGGTGATCCCCGGGAAGGTGGAAGAGGTGGCGCTTCCCGAGCAGGTGGACGTCATCATCTCGGAGCCCATGGGCTACATGCTCTTCAACGAGCGCATGCTGGAGAGCTACCTGCACGCCAAGAAGTACCTGAAGCCCAGCG GAAACATGTTCCCTACCATTGGCGACGTCCACCTGGCGCCCTTTACAGACGAACAGCTGTACATGGAGCAGTTCACCAAAGCCAACTTCTG GTACCAGCCCTCCTTCCACGGGGTGGACCTGTCGGCCCTCCGAGGCGCTGCGGTGGACGAGTATTTCCGGCAGCCTGTGGTG GACACATTTGACATCCGGATCCTGATGGCCAAGTCCGTCAAGTACACGGTGAACTTCCTGGAGGCCAAAGAAGGGGATTTGCACAG GATAGAAATCCCGTTCAAGTTTCACATGCTGCATTCGGGGCTGGTACACGGGCTGGCCTTCTGGTTTGACGTGGCTTTCATCGGCTCCAT CATGACCGTGTGGCTGTCCACGGCACCCACCGAGCCGCTGACCCACTGGTACCAGGTGCGCTGCCTCTTCCAGTCGCCCCTGTTCGCCAAGGCCGGGGACACACTCTCAGGGACTTGTCTGCTGATTGCCAATAAGAG ACAGAGCTACGACATCAGTATTGTGGCCCAGGTGGACCAGACGGGCTCCAAGTCCAGCAACCTCCTGGATCTGAAGAACCCCTTCTTCAG ATACACGGGCACCACGCCCTCGCCGCCGCCCGGCTCCCACTACACGTCGCCGTCTGAGAACATGTGGAACACGGGCACCACCTACAACCTCAGCAGCGGCATGGCCGTGCCAG CGCCCCCGCTGGGCACCGGAATGCCCACGGCCTACGACCTGAGCAGTGTTATCGCGGGGGGCTCTGGCGTGGGCCACAATAATCTCATCCCTCTAG CCAACACGGGGATCGTGAACCACACGCACTCTCGGATGGGCTCCATCATGAGCACGGGCATTGTGCAAG GCTCCTCGGGTGCTCAGGGCGGCGGCAGCGGTGGCTCCAGCACGCACTATGCCCTCAACAGCCAGTTCACCATGGGCGGCCCCGCCATCTCCATGGCCTCGCCTCTCTCCATCCCCACCAACACCATGCACTACGGCAGCTAG
- the YIPF2 gene encoding protein YIPF2, with protein MAAAEELVFREFQEATILLAQTPEEVARGHTTALSPEGHVAVTMDSGGGSYGVEEEEEDKVALLQEEKPEAGFWTFDFYQSFFDVDTSQVLDRIRGSLMPWPGHNFVRHRLRNRPDLYGPVWICATLAFVLAVSGNLTLVLAQRRDPSIHYSPQFHKVTVASVTIYCYAWLVPLGLWGVLRWRQGVRERVAGYTFLETVCLYSYSLSAFVPTVVLWLIPVPWLQWLFGALALALSTAGLVFTLWPVVREDTRLAAALLLASVILLHTLLALGFKYYFFMPMPPEHKAEPATVLSGTSAVQLPTVLPTPHSV; from the exons ATGGCTGCGGCGGAGGAGCTGGTGTTCCGCG AGTTCCAAGAAGCCACGATTCTCCTGGCCCAGACCCCGGAGGAGGTGGCCAGAGGCCATACCACCGCCCTGTCCCCCGAGGGGCACGTAGCTGTGACCATGGACTCAGGCGGTGGCAGCTacggggtggaggaggaggaggaggacaaggtGGCG CTCCTGCAGGAAGAGAAGCCTGAAGCCGGATTCTGGACCTTTGACTTCTACCAAAGCTTCTTCGATGTGGACACCTCACAG GTGCTGGACCGCATCAGGGGCTCCCTGATGCCCTGGCCGGGCCACAACTTTGTGCGTCACCGACTGCGGAATCGGCCCGACCTGTATG GCCCCGTCTGGATCTGCGCCACCCTGGCCTTCGTCCTGGCCGTCAGCGGCAACCTGACCCTCGTGCTGGCCCAGCGCCGGGACCCCAGCATCCACTACAGCCCCCAGTTCCACAAAG TGACCGTGGCCAGCGTGACCATCTACTGCTACGCCTGGCTGGTGCCCCTGGGGCTGTGGGGCGTCCTGCGCTGGCGCCAGGGCGTGCGGGAGCGCGTGGCGGGCTACACCTTCCTGGAGACCGTCTGCCTCTACAGCTACTCGCTCTCGGCCTTCGTGCCCACGGTG GTGCTGTGGCTCATCCCGGTGCCCTGGCTGCAGTGGCTGTTCGGGGCGCTGGCGCTGGCGCTGTCCACCGCGGGCCTGGTATTCACGCTGTGGCCTGTGGTGCGGGAGGACACGCGCCTGGCAGCCGCGCTGCTGCTGGCCTCTGTCATCCTCCTGCATACGCTGCTGGCCCTGGGCTTTAAG TATTACTTCTTCATGCCAATGCCTCCCGAGCACAAGGCGGAGCCAGCCACCGTCCTGTCCGGGACCTCCGCGGTTCAACTGCCCACCGTCCTGCCGACACCCCACAGCGTCTAG
- the TIMM29 gene encoding mitochondrial import inner membrane translocase subunit Tim29 produces the protein MAAAGWRRFWSRSPDAAAAAAAKKPGAWARLGIWARALLRDYAEACGDTVAAARARPGRSAVYAGLLGGLAACCALCPDEAAFEAALLDASGSLLLLAPATRNPASEELVQRLLWLRGRGRLRLVQLGPCALVYEAPCDAQASLYQARCRYLQPRWSDFPARVLDVGFAGRWWVLAARMRDCDVNDGEFQHLPAHLRVVGPHQLRSEFNERLFEQKYQPVVLTDDQVDQALWEEQVLQKERKDQLVLSQADSMVQAAQDQGDR, from the exons ATGGCGGCGGCCGGTTGGAGAAGATTTTGGTCCCGCAGCCCcgacgcggcggcggcggcggcggcgaagaAGCCCGGAGCCTGGGCGCGTTTGG GTATCTGGGCCCGGGCGCTGCTGCGGGACTACGCCGAGGCGTGCGGGGACACGGTGGCGGCGGCGCGGGCCCGGCCCGGGCGATCGGCGGTCTACGCGGGGCTGCTGGGCGGCCTGGCGGCGTGCTGCGCGCTGTGCCCGGACGAGGCGGCCTTCGAGGCGGCGCTGCTGGACGCGTCGGGCTCGCTGCTGCTGCTCGCCCCGGCCACGCGCAACCCGGCCTCGGAGGAGCTGGTGCAGCGGCTGCTGTGGCTGCGGGGCCGCGGGCGGCTGCGGCTCGTGCAGCTCGGCCCCTGTGCGCTGGTGTACGAGGCGCCGTGCGACGCCCAGGCCAGCCTCTACCAGGCCCGCTGCCGCTACCTGCAGCCCCGCTGGAGCGACTTCCCCGCCCGGGTGCTCGACGTGGGCTTTGCGGGCCGCTGGTGGGTGCTGGCCGCCCGCATGCGTGACTGCGACGTCAACGACGGCGAGTTCCAGCACCTGCCCGCGCACCTCCGCGTCGTCGGGCCTCACCAGCTGCGCTCCGAGTTCAACGAGCGGCTCTTCGAACAGAAGTACCAGCCCGTGGTCCTCACCGACGACCAGGTGGACCAGGCGCTGTGGGAGGAGCAGGTTCTGCAGAAGGAGAGGAAGGACCAGCTGGTGCTGAGCCAGGCGGACTCCATGGTGCAGGCGGCGCAGGACCAGGGCGACAGATGA